The following coding sequences lie in one Onychomys torridus chromosome X, mOncTor1.1, whole genome shotgun sequence genomic window:
- the Pdha1 gene encoding pyruvate dehydrogenase E1 component subunit alpha, somatic form, mitochondrial — MRKMLAAVSRVLAGAAQKPVSRVLVASRNFANDATFEIKKCDLHRLEEGPPVTTVLTREDGLKYYRMMQTVRRMELKADQLYKQKIIRGFCHLCDGQEACCVGLEAGINPTDHLITAYRAHGFTFTRGLSVRAILAELTGRRGGCAKGKGGSMHMYAKNFYGGNGIVGAQVPLGAGIALACKYNGKDEVCLTLYGDGAANQGQIFEAYNMAALWKLPCIFICENNRYGMGTSVERAAASTDYYKRGDFIPGLRVDGMDILCVREATKFAAAYCRSGKGPILMELQTYRYHGHSMSDPGVSYRTREEIQEVRSKSDPIMLLKDRMVNSNLASVEELKEIDVEVRKEIEDAAQFATADPEPPLEELGYHIYSSDPPFEVRGANQWIKFKSVS, encoded by the exons ATGAGGAAGATGCTCGCCGCTGTGTCCCGCGTGTTGGCAGGCGCTGCACAGAAGCCG gtaagCAGAGTGCTAGTAGCTTCCCGTAATTTTGCAAATGATGCTACATTTGAGATTAAG AAATGTGACCTTCATCGGCTAGAAGAGGGACCTCCAGTCACCACAGTGCTCACCAGAGAGGATGGGCTCAAATACTACAGGATGATGCAGACTGTGCGGCGGATGGAGCTAAAAGCAGATCAGCTGTATAAACAGAAGATTATTCGTGGTTTCTGTCACTTGTGTGATGGTCAG GAAGCCTGCTGTGTGGGCCTGGAGGCTGGCATAAACCCCACTGACCATCTCATCACAGCCTATCGAGCACATGGCTTCACCTTCACTCGGGGCCTGTCTGTCCGAGCAATTCTTGCAGAGCTAACAG gaagaagaggagggtgtGCTAAAGGGAAAGGCGGATCGATGCACATGTACGCCAAGAACTTCTACGGAGGCAACGGCATCGTCGGGGCTCAG GTGCCCCTAGGAGCAGGGATTGCTCTGGCCTGCAAATATAATGGAAAAGATGAGGTCTGTTTGACTTTATATGGTGATGGTGCTGCTAATCAG GGTCAAATATTTGAAGCTTACAATATGGCAGCATTGTGGAAATTACCTTGTATTTTCATCTGTGAAAATAACCGCTATGGCATGGGGACATCTGTTGAGAGAGCAGCGGCCAGCACAGATTACTACAAAAGAGGAGATTTTATTCCTGGACTGAGG GTAGATGGAATGGATATCTTGTGTGTTCGAGAGGCAACCAAGTTTGCAGCTGCCTATTGTAGGTCTGGTAAG GGGCCCATCCTGATGGAACTACAGACTTACCGTTACCATGGACATAGTATGAGTGACCCTGGAGTCAG tTACCGCACTcgagaagaaatccaggaagtaaGAAGTAAGAGCGACCCTATTATGCTTCTTAAGGATAGGATGGTGAACAGCAATCTTGCGAGTGTTGAAGAATTAAAG GAGATTGATGTGGAAGtgaggaaagaaattgaggaTGCTGCCCAGTTTGCTACAGCTGATCCAGAGCCACCCTTGGAGGAACTAGGCTATCACATCTACAGCAGTGATCCTCCCTTTGAAGTGCGGGGTGCCAACCAGTGGATCAAGTTTAAGTCAGTCAGTTAA